CACTCACCATCGCGGTCAACTCACAATCGAACCCACCCCGCATCCCATCGGTATTCATCGAAGTTAGCAAAATCTCCCCCGCACCCCGCGACTCAGCCTCACGAACCCAATCCAAGACCCGCCGCCCCGTCGCCTTCCGCCCGCCACTCACAAAAACTTCTGCCTGCTCAATGCCAGCGCCTTCGATGCGACGAGCGTCAACAGCCACAATCACCGCCTGCGCTCCAAAGCTCCCGCCAATCTCCCCAATCAACTCCGGCCGCGCGATAGCGCTGGAATTGATACTCACCTTGTCCGCACCCGCATCGAACACCGCCGCAGCATCCTCCGCACTTCGAATCCCGCCACCGACCGTAAACGGCACAAACAGCGCCGCAGCCGTCCGCTTTACCGTATCGAGCAGTGTCCCTCGCCCCTCATGCGTCGCCGTAATATCCAGCAGCACAATCTCATCCGCTCCCGCCGCAGCATGACGATGCGCCAGCTCCGCTGGGTCCCCCGCATCGACGATGTCCACAAACTGCACACCCTTCACTACGCGTCCGTCGCGCACATCGAGACAAGCAATAATCCGCTTCGTCAGCATCGTCTATCCCAACCTCATCGGCGCAGCCGCTGGCACCGCCACCAACTCGCCCTCACAAACGATCCTGGCCAATGAGTCCCCATTCTCGATCACCGCACCATGCTCCACAAACCACTCCACCAGCAAACCCTGCCGCGGCGCGGGCACATGGAACTCCATACCCCCATCCGTCAGAGTACAAACCGCCTGTCCCGTCCCGACAAGCGATCCCGCCGGCACCAGCTGCTGCACAAACGTATAAGAAGGTTCTTCCGCCGCAATCTTCAACTCATACAAAAAAGGCATAATTCACAACTCCACAAAGTTCTTCAAAACCTGTAATCCCACTGCGCTAGACTTCTCGGGATGAAACTGCACGCCCATCACATTGTCTTTTTCGACCACCGCCGTAAACGTCCCGCCATATTCTGTAACTGCAGCAGTTGCATGAATCACTGGAGCACGCCACGAGTGAGTGTAGTAAACAAAACCACCACGCTCAACCCCGCGCAGCAATCTTGAACCAGCGCTCAACCTCTCCAGCGAGTTCCACCCAACATGCGGCGACTTCAACTCAACACCCTCAAACTGAGGAGGGAACCGCTCACACATCCCCGCAAAGTGTCCCAACCCAGCCGCCCCCGGAGCCTCGGTTGATCCCTCAAACAGCCACTGCAACCCAACACATATCCCCAGGAACCACGCACCTTTAGCAATCCTGTCCCGCACCGCGTCTTTCAATCCAAGTTCGCGCAACAGGGAAGTAGCCTGAAAGTGTCCGACCCCTGGCAGTATCACCTTTGCCGCTCCGCGCACCACTGCAGGATCCTGAGTCACCACCATGTCGCGCGCGCCAAGGTAGTTCAGCGTCTTCACCACGCTGGCCAGGTTTCCCGCTTTGTAATCGATAATCGCAATCATGACAGAGCCTTACTTGCCCATTTCTCATGGGTAAACACAAAATCAAAGCAGTCCCTTGGTA
The nucleotide sequence above comes from Tunturibacter empetritectus. Encoded proteins:
- a CDS encoding biotin/lipoyl-containing protein, whose protein sequence is MPFLYELKIAAEEPSYTFVQQLVPAGSLVGTGQAVCTLTDGGMEFHVPAPRQGLLVEWFVEHGAVIENGDSLARIVCEGELVAVPAAAPMRLG
- the hisH gene encoding imidazole glycerol phosphate synthase subunit HisH → MIAIIDYKAGNLASVVKTLNYLGARDMVVTQDPAVVRGAAKVILPGVGHFQATSLLRELGLKDAVRDRIAKGAWFLGICVGLQWLFEGSTEAPGAAGLGHFAGMCERFPPQFEGVELKSPHVGWNSLERLSAGSRLLRGVERGGFVYYTHSWRAPVIHATAAVTEYGGTFTAVVEKDNVMGVQFHPEKSSAVGLQVLKNFVEL
- the hisF gene encoding imidazole glycerol phosphate synthase subunit HisF; translation: MLTKRIIACLDVRDGRVVKGVQFVDIVDAGDPAELAHRHAAAGADEIVLLDITATHEGRGTLLDTVKRTAAALFVPFTVGGGIRSAEDAAAVFDAGADKVSINSSAIARPELIGEIGGSFGAQAVIVAVDARRIEGAGIEQAEVFVSGGRKATGRRVLDWVREAESRGAGEILLTSMNTDGMRGGFDCELTAMVSGAVQIPVIASGGAGTAGHFVEVFGRGRADAALAASIFHFGVTDSRELKAELQRAGVPVRLPC